GCGTTCACGAAGTGTGCCGTATCCCTGCGGGAGCCGGAGGCATCAGGCATAGCGTGGCGTTAGCCATAAAGTATTAAATAAAACCAATAATCTCCAAAAACCTAACCCCCCTACCCCCATTCCCTTGTAGGGAATGGGGATTTTAAAGCCTCTCTCCTTATAGGGGAGAGGTTTACAAGAGGGGTTAATTTATACCTTGAAAACTTTTAAAACATCCTCTAACGCACCCTCCAAATACTAGAATTTTAAAATAGGATCTTGAATGTTGCATATCTATATACATAATTACTATTTTTGGGGAAAATATGCCATAACAGAAACGAAGATACTCCGATCATTGGGTGTTTATAGATGATGAAATATTCTCAGATTCAATTTAGCCAAAGCCTTGCGGATATTGATCTTTACCAAGTCCAAGAACTGTTTAATCTGGCTGCTTTTTGGGCAAAAGGACGCAGTATTAAGGATTGGGGTATAGCTATTGCTAACAGTGAACCTGTTATTTCTATCTGGGATAGGGAATTATTAATTGGTTTTGCCAGAGCCACTTCTGATGGCATCTATCGCGCTACGATTTGGGATGTTGTCATTCATCCAGAATATCAAGGTAAGGGACTGGGCATCAAGTTGGTAGAAACGGTTTTAAGTCATCCCCGGATGCAAAAGGTAGAGCGTGTATACTTGATGACAACTCACCAACAGGAATTTTATGAAAAGATTGGTTTTCAAGCAAATAACACGACGACAATGGTTTTAAACAATCAGTCTAATTTTGATGCTTTTATGACTGAGGAGATTTGTTTGCAACAGTCTCTATAGGCATGGATATTTGCAGTCTAGTTAACTGTGGTGTATCTTCTTTGTTAGTGGGGAAAGACAAAATTTCTAACTTTCCTCCCATTAATTCTACTAAACTTTGATTAATTGCCAGTTTCATTCCTGCTGACAAAACTATATTTTTCTGATTTGTTTGATGTTCCGATTTCATTAAATCTATAGATTCACTTATAATTACTGTCTCAGTCGGTACGTCTAACCAAATATTTGCATAATTACCTGTTAATGATAAATTGCTAGAAAGATAAA
The window above is part of the Dolichospermum sp. DET69 genome. Proteins encoded here:
- a CDS encoding GNAT family N-acetyltransferase translates to MKYSQIQFSQSLADIDLYQVQELFNLAAFWAKGRSIKDWGIAIANSEPVISIWDRELLIGFARATSDGIYRATIWDVVIHPEYQGKGLGIKLVETVLSHPRMQKVERVYLMTTHQQEFYEKIGFQANNTTTMVLNNQSNFDAFMTEEICLQQSL